A region from the Citrobacter telavivensis genome encodes:
- a CDS encoding ABC transporter permease subunit (The N-terminal region of this protein, as described by TIGR01726, is a three transmembrane segment that identifies a subfamily of ABC transporter permease subunits, which specificities that include histidine, arginine, glutamine, glutamate, L-cystine (sic), the opines (in Agrobacterium) octopine and nopaline, etc.), giving the protein MTKALLSHPMRPASNGPGRSILWVRKNLFSSWSNSLLTLFCLWLMWELIPPLLNWAFLQANWVGSTRADCTKAGACWVFIHERFGQFMYGLYPHDQRWRINLALIIGLGSIVPMFWKALPRRGRYIAGWAVIYPIVVWFLLYGGFLGLDRVETRQWGGLTLTLIIASVGIAGALPLGILLALGRRSHMPVVRILSVIFIEFWRGVPLITVLFMSSVMLPLFMSEGTSIDKLIRALVGVILFQSAYVAEVVRGGLQALPKGQYEAAESLALGYWKTQGLVILPQALKLVIPGLVNTIIALFKDTSLVIIIGLFDLFSSVQQATVDPAWLGMSTEGYVFAALIYWIFCFSMSRYSQHLEKRFNTGRTPH; this is encoded by the coding sequence ATGACAAAAGCATTGCTGTCTCATCCCATGCGCCCGGCCAGTAACGGTCCTGGTCGTTCGATCTTATGGGTACGTAAAAATCTCTTTTCCAGTTGGTCAAACAGCCTGTTGACGCTGTTCTGTCTGTGGCTGATGTGGGAGTTAATTCCTCCCTTGCTGAACTGGGCGTTCCTGCAGGCCAACTGGGTGGGTTCCACCCGTGCTGACTGTACCAAAGCGGGTGCCTGCTGGGTGTTTATTCATGAACGTTTTGGACAGTTCATGTATGGGCTGTACCCACACGACCAGCGCTGGCGTATCAACCTGGCGTTGATCATCGGGTTGGGCTCCATTGTTCCGATGTTCTGGAAAGCGTTGCCGCGTCGCGGACGCTATATCGCCGGCTGGGCCGTCATCTACCCGATCGTTGTCTGGTTCTTGCTGTATGGAGGTTTCCTTGGGCTGGATCGTGTTGAAACGCGTCAATGGGGTGGGCTGACGCTGACCTTAATCATCGCATCAGTCGGGATCGCGGGGGCATTGCCCTTAGGGATTTTGCTGGCACTGGGACGTCGATCCCACATGCCCGTCGTGCGGATCTTATCCGTCATTTTTATCGAGTTCTGGCGTGGCGTACCGTTGATCACCGTACTGTTTATGTCTTCGGTAATGCTGCCGCTGTTTATGTCAGAAGGAACCAGCATTGATAAACTTATTCGGGCGCTGGTTGGCGTAATCCTCTTTCAGTCAGCCTACGTCGCAGAAGTGGTTCGTGGGGGACTGCAGGCATTACCAAAAGGGCAATACGAAGCAGCAGAGTCGCTGGCGTTAGGCTACTGGAAAACCCAGGGACTGGTCATTCTTCCCCAGGCCCTGAAGCTGGTCATCCCTGGGCTGGTCAACACGATTATTGCCCTGTTTAAGGATACCAGCCTGGTCATCATCATCGGCTTGTTCGATCTGTTCAGCAGCGTGCAGCAAGCGACGGTTGACCCGGCCTGGCTGGGTATGTCGACGGAAGGGTATGTCTTCGCTGCTCTGATCTACTGGATTTTTTGTTTCAGCATGTCGCGCTACAGCCAGCATCTGGAAAAGCGCTTTAACACCGGGCGTACACCGCACTGA